The genomic region TCTCAGACCCTAACAGTTTTCACACTAACCAATTGATTAAATTTCCATTTATTAATCTAACAATAATATACAACCCTACTACTTATCCAGTCCATCAATattaccaaaaatatatataatgtataattACAATATTATATAACAAACAAATGGTTAACTTTACTTGATATTCAAACAGTAGACATTACATACCATATTCATCATTATAGCCCTTATAAACCAAACTTTTAACCATAGTTTGTTAAAACAACAGTTAACAGACATAAATAAAAACCACAAGGATTCTTAAAAAATAAGTGGTTTCTACTTATCTCTCATAAGAATTACTTTTTCATAAGCATCTAATTGTTAACCTTAGTCAGCTTCTTCCGGGTTCTTCTCACATTAGTGGATAGCTCACCAACGTTGACAACATCAGCATCTTGAGCCATCCGCTTTCCATTGGGACTTGATCCAGaatccttttcaacttcaacagcTGAAGATTCGGCCGTAACAGAGACAACAAATGACTAAGTAAACTACAAAACTATATTCAAATATCAGTCTTAGAATGCTACCTATATAAATATAATGTTAAATAGTCATCATTTCTTACTTTGTGGTGATCGATGTACATTTACTATGACATTTGGGACAAACCAAAGAAGTCGCAGGCAATCGAACAATatcatcttaaacattttcaaCATTCTGCAAGTATTCACTTTTACCCATCACCTTCTTGAAACACTTACGACAGGCAGCATAAAACCAACCATACTCTTCTTGCACAATCTTAATTGTCGCAACTACAACACAAGACATTTCCTGTAAAAACAATATATGAACTTGTAATTCTAGTTTGACAAACATGCAGGTGACAAACCAAACTATATAAAAAGATGTGAAACCTTTTCTATCTCACTAATCTTATCAACATGTTTCTTCACACCATCAGTTACAAATTCTTTATGCAATGGAAAAACACTCTGAGACGATAGTATTGTTTGAGAAGTAGAACCACTCCCTTGTCCAAACTTCAGCATAAGACTTTTGAATACCACAAATGATTAGAATTAGTATACAAATAACATGAAACCAAGTATTTGACTTGAACATCTATATACAATAGAAATTACATTGACAAATTACCTCCTCCTTAGCTCATTAACTGCATCAATTTCTTCATTCAGAAAAATCCGTGTTGCAAACTTATCACTTTGAATAGTATATTCACCTACATGCAAAAGTATAGAGATATTTAATGTATACCTGTCTTTATATTGCCAGAAATAAACAGTATAGTTATGATTTGCAGAAAGTAACAAAAATACATTTCCATTCCTTACACTTTCCATGTTGTATAACAACCATCACATGCTCATGAGGTGGGATTTTAGAAATGAAGTCTTTAATCTGCAGACCATAATCATTCCACACAGTACACCACAAACCTTACCCCTACATGAAAAGAATATTCATATGATGATAGACTAAAGACTAATTTATGACCATTTCTTTACAAATCTCTAATATCAAAACCAAATTGAATGAATAAAAACACAAAATCAAAGGAAAATTATGACATTTATTAAAGTAGCAAATGAGCCATAAATTAACTAACATATTCACTAAGAATAAACTGTTGATCTCATTTATTACCATTACAATGATCCCACATTAAATACCAACAttcttcatcttatttattaACATCATTAAATACAAACAATGATCAATACATGACTGCACGTCTGCACATGTAAACAATAACTTACTCCAAGTCTTCAATATCGAAATTGATCTTCTTAGTCTCCTTTGGAGGTCGATCAAAGATTTCAAGATCTCCACAACAAACCACAGATCCAGCAACATCTATATGATCACATTATACAAGAATATAAGTAAAACTTTCTAATATTATTCAAGCAAgacatgattacaaaaatatacacTACCAACACTCAAAGCGTTTAATGCCTCTCCTTGAAGAATATCTTCATAAGCTCTGAAGTTGAAACCATACTCAACACCTTGCCAATCTCTCGCAGGAGTAACAGTTGTGCATCTATAAAAGCTGATTTTATAAGGCTGCACTACTACtttatataaatctttattcTCACCAACACTAAATAATGATGTAGAATTAAAAGTAGATTAAGTGAGTCTAAAAAAATAAATTAGTAGataattttttttgaatggcaaatttggatcactgacggaccactggagtatcatcgtctcaccagtggaaccacccgaacatatctatctccactaggcataatgcctatacaccaattcaggaagaaacccaataaatatgggaaaaatcCACTTGTGagaattgaacccatgacctaTTGATCCAAAGTCTTATCTCACCCctaagataccactaggctataaagccatgggtaAATTAGtagataaataaacaaaggacCTAAAATAGTTTTACTATAATTACATTTATTTTTACCAACGGCTCTAATATCAATACATACAAATGCataaaaaagataaaagaaaGCATATTTAATGTAATCACAACAAAAAAGATGAATGGTTTTGCTTTTGACGAAAATCACCTAAAGCATCATGATTACAAATCTATTAGACTGgagggtgtggttggagcccTCTAGGAGCTTTATCAGTCCACTTAAGCGCCACGTAGGAGTCATGTCAGTCTGAGGGCTTTATCATGCACCCCTTTAATTTGCAGGGTGTGGATGAAGCCTCCGTCATGATTatctaattatttatttatttaaataatatttttttttaaattaaatggcaattttaataactagaaaattaaaaaaaattcattaaaaaaataaaaacactacaAAGTCATTAAAAAATATACCTAGAAAATTTATAACTAATAATTTATAACTCGTCGTCTTCGTTGACTCCTCCTTGTTCACGATAAAACCATAAGTGCTCGGTCAGATCGGCTCGAAGGTTATGGTGTGTGTTCCTAACCCGTATCTTCGCTCGGATTGCTTCTTTCTCAGCGTATGTTAGTATTGGGTTCGTCGGTTGGTTGCTTTCATCATAGCTTTCTCCAAAAAACACTCTACCCGAGTCCTCCAATATCATGTTATGCAAAATGATACAGGTATACATGATGTTTCTCATTTTACTTTTTTCAAGTATCCTCAACGGCTGGGCGATGATAGACCATCTTTTTTTTAACACATCGAAAGCCCGCTCGATATCTTTTCTTGCTGACTCTTGTTTTTCTTGAAATACAATCTTTTTTCATCATCTCATCTGGACACGAAAGAGTTTTTACCAACGTCGCCCACTCAGGATAAATACCGTCTGTGAGATAGTAGCCATACTTATACTCCACGTCGTTTGCATAGAATGAAGTATCTGGTGCAACCCCGTCTATGACATCGTCGAAAAGATTCGAGGACATTAAAACTACAATGTTATTGTTCGCACCAGCCATGTCAAAGTAcgcatgccaaatccataaatcttgAGAAGCGACCACTTGTAATATTAGGGTAGGACCATCATGGTCACCACGATGATGTTGCCCTTTCCAAGCGGTTGGACATGCCGCCCATTCCCAGTGCGTGAAATCAAGACTACCCAACATCCCAGGAAACCCGTGTATGCACTGATGGGCCTCATATAGAAGTGGAACGTCGGCTGCGGTTGGCATCCTCAAATATCGTCTCCCGTATAGAGAGATAACACCTAATAAACTagtgttaataaaaaaaataataacgatgtaaataaaaataataaataatagtatTAATAAAAATTACCTTCACAAAAATTTTCAAGAGACTCACGACACATTCTTGACGACATACTTAAATATTCATCCCACGCATCACTCGCTGTGTCGTACGCTAGTTGCCTAATTGCTGTTGTACACTTTTGTAGTCCAGAGAAACCAACTTTGCGACTTGCACTTACTCTTTGCGTGAAAAAAGGGAATTCGCCCGCAAAATCATTAGAAATTTTAACGAATAGTCGTCGGCTCAAACGAAACCTACGCTTAAGCTGACCATCATCGTACAacggattttcacaaaaataatctTGCACTAGACGTTCATGAGCACCTAACCGATCCCGTTCAAGAGGCGGTTGTCTGGTACGCGATGTAGAGGATTTGGCTTCTTCTCGCAAATATAATCGCCTCCTGCGTAGTTGCGATAACCATATCGTCAAGAACACCGTCGGATGAGGAGCTCGAAGACATTTTTTTTAGTTGTGATTGGTGTGTGTTTTAGTTGTGATTGGTGTGTTATTTAGTTTGGGATAAGTTTTGATGTggtctaaaatatatatatttttatataaatattcctACACTTTTAGGTGGATTTGTGCTTGTTTttgttatatattttatatagttaATCAAAGTTTACATGTACTAATTAGTATGTATGTTGAATCAAAATTAATTGAAATATGCTAATAAGTTTCTCTTAAATTCAATGTAGGATGCTTAAATTATATATGGTGGGCTGCAAAAAGTTACGCATGGGAGTTTGCTAATTTTGAGGTTCAAAGAAGTCAACATAAAAAATTCTTGGAGGGTGCATTAGTTCGAAAAGGAGATGGGCATTGAATTAAATTGAAAGAGCACACACATTGCTCATAATCCTTTAAATACCCAGCCTACTACACTATCAAAATTAGTGAAATagggtaggggtgttcaaaaaaattcGGATctgaaaccgaatccgaaatatccgaaaatccgtatccgaaatatccgaaattttggatatccgaaaattcggatatccgaaaatcggataatccgaattttcggattcggatatgaatttcaaaaatttcggataatccgattatccgatatccgaaaactaattatttttttataaatatatatagtatatgagcattatattttgTTTGAAGTATTGTAAAAGTTAGTTAAAAAGTAgtaaataattgtattcgtgtgaatttatgattgtttttagttttaaatattgaaaatttataaaatcgaatataagtttagttttaatcAATACACGAAAgagtttttttgattttttttataaattcggatatccgtttggatatccgaatccgtatccgaaatttcagatatccgaaaaccggatatccgatatttcggatacggattcggatatcaatattcactatccgaaattttcggatatccgaaaaccggataatccgatcttgaacacccttAAAATAGGGGCCCAGTTCGTGAATTTTGAGAGGGATAGCAATTTGGATGCGGCATATaaatgtaggatcgtgaaacgcgacctgaatgagtcgttcggaagagctctaatccgtttcagaggcggaaactaagaaacgaacttgtAAACAGCTAGAAAATCACTATAATCCTCTTTTCATTCAATAAACCATTGTCTACAACGAGAGGAAATACCGGTAGCACCTCGGTATCGAATTACACAATCGTTACAAATGTCAACCGTTTGACAGCTATATATAGGCGATGcatgaccgtttgaacatgctcaaacggcCAGCATTACACTCAAACGAAGTGCCTCAAACGACCACCCTCAAACGACCAACCTCTATTCAAACGGCCAGCATCTCTTCAAACGGCTACGACTCCTCAAACGGCCAGCTATCCTTCAAACGGAAAGGCTTCATTCAAACGGCCAGGATTCATTATCTTGTTTCGTGATGTCATGCTTGATCAAATCCATTCTGAGACTTAGACTCGACAtcagacgaagacgacagatgactgcaccaacagactccccctcagatgttgacgagtctgaagtgtcgagtcttcacaatcttcagtcttgatctgtctctgagCTTCACTCTCAGTCTATTCTTGCAGATTTtgagactcccccttgcgatatgctggcatttcttcaaatcatcagcatcatcagctttaggatcgttgtctggcttttcGACTAGCAACTTTTCATCCTATCCTTCAAAAACTCTTCCTCAAAGTAAATTTTTCTCACATACATATCTCAAATTTAAACACTCGCACTATCCAGAATCTCTTTCAAAACAATTACAGATCTTCCAACCAGATGAACCATTTtagggttagattatgaaaacattaaattccaaacaaacactccccctcaaatattgctcatcatgtttagcacttggaattttgaaaatctgcttttcaatatcagttgtcgaaaatctttttgatttttcaaaattttatgctaaaacacaccaaaaatctttttaaatttttaatagaAGGAAATGcagaaacgaaatatttacagacactatttttgtgagttcgtgcaagaggatcatatcagattttgagacatatcacaaacaccgttaagcttgattacattttaagttctaaacaatttacctagattgtcagtatgtttgtcctcttaaattttcacacagatttcaatcgattcgagatacgatattagtgttttaaagacttgaacttaattgtgtaccactccacttgaatatactcccgtatccagatcccaaatattcagtcttacagatgagtataccacagctgatatctgtaaaggggttatgtgcgagggccgtgagagctcaggtcgatacttccgtatacgcagagagatgacgtttcgacttttggtgggtcccctttagaggatcttttgttacaacagcagcgactatcaattttattgtttcatcagcttgctgagggcgagcttatatttcaaagctttttgcagaaagcattatccagggactaggtcagtatttccatacagcagaagtcccgggataataccccagatatcactgagtataaagacctagtatctcagaatacgggacctttcaaacaagatttcgggggttacccatatattcaagaatagttacccacgaatcaagcaagtttgaattaggtttatatctcgtttcaatttactaaatgtgcgaaaatctactgacacatccacagtaagattgtttatcacttttaaactttccaaatctttagcatgttgtgatagtccactgatgtactatcatttcctctttttcgcaacaaaactcatttttgattttatcatgtttttgtctttttcaaattttctgatgtttttggattttctaaaaattcttactccccctaaaattcaaatacatctaatgaaaattgaaaacaaactatacagaacatgacaactgatatcgaatcacctcaattcgccattcgcttggcataaacaatcagaactccccctatcaacaaactattttcccatttagatttcaaaacacttaagtttgttttaatcaaaatggtttttctggaaaataagtttgattgattttaccatttgtagatttatcaaacaaatgtttggggatgtggttcatcatcttgtcttacCAATCTtgtgaatgataattaaatcaagttcaatttaatgaccttgattcaACCATTTGTAAGATCAACCTAGTTCAAATTCTGAATCACTTATAACAATTACAAACAAacaactcaaacctgtttttcaaccaattaccatttgttggttgaattctcaaggtgctgATTCCTACTCCttgcttacaaacctgggagttccggcaagtcctgcaatttctcaaacacagatttagaaggatgccgattcatgatccacaataccatcttgggatctccggcaagtcaggtttttattctttgaaaaatatatccacccaagcctgaccttccttgggtgtaactacatctttttcatcttttctttcaacagacttgtaaacacgtcctttggaagcataaaaatcttcgatacttttggccttaccgttgaccatttgtccaaagatacgtttcacattgccgttgaaagtcttttcaacatcaaatttcttcttgtcagaataaaattgatttgaaatttcaacttttccaactttcttcataaaattttcaacacgcaacggtggaaaattttcatcattcatagttggaactgatcgttcaatctttttctcaacacatggctcctctggttttatggaatcagattcattaccagaactattacctgaacctttcacaacccatttttgatttggcatattatctttcctttttgaagcactctttgatcattctcctttctcaaaagttgaattttcaaagccagtaaactttcgggttgacagttcagtcttttcaactactttctctttcatttttccagaaacttcctgtttggcttgaatgtctttggacaatccttCGCCACATGACCCAcaatcttgcactgaaaacacgttctcttctcaatcttctacggaacttcattcttcttcagttcttcttgcttcttggcaaggaattcctgatttgtctgctttctaaatgattgttctttttcagcttctgatgttttccctgaaacaaacatagttttttatttatacattttttcatttttatagtttttcggtggaacaaaaccaagacctttctttttgaaattacgattatgatttggtttcttttggaaactataaccacaattgtaacccattttcttgttaattctttgttgaactcttgaagtgtattgtttaggttttccggaaagatttaaatcttttatttcagaaatattaatttctgttattttgaaaaccttttgaatcatttcaaatctgacacttcttattggaaaactctcgtcagaatataatttgtcagaacctttcaaagtatatgccactttgaccgattcatcattcaaattagatttcgaaagtaaaaacttgttatcataaacccgtttgtcctttttatttgtcggctttgacatatttgacccagactttgactcgggtttggactcctcactgtcatctttgtctaacacctgatctaccacactttttatcaactttgactcatgatcagtgtctgatgacgtatacgtaacatcaatactttctgctaagttatccgacggcccagactcccattgcaaattgattgctttattgactctttcagaatttggatttcgaggcatAAATCCATATTCGACCGGGGGCGGGCATCTattatagaccacacttgatttcttaccagaagatttcacttttccttcatcttcagacacagctttctcttcttcagacattttcatttcttcaaacgtcttcaaattctccactatgggataaatcctgtcaacaacaaaagaagaacatgagtaactgtttaacaactttttaactttctcagtctcTATCTTCTGTGTTGCCAGCTCCAATTCTAAATCAGAACATTTTTTGATATGAAAGTTAGCATCATCCAGCGGTCTAAGATATGCTACTTTCAAAGTATTCATCGCCAt from Helianthus annuus cultivar XRQ/B chromosome 10, HanXRQr2.0-SUNRISE, whole genome shotgun sequence harbors:
- the LOC110880490 gene encoding uncharacterized protein LOC110880490 — translated: MEAAEKRRRKNREEEEEEERLKAEAKAEKMRRAEFLQPNRNVKEVPEFEVKIEAEQVQVSEKRRLYLREEAKSSTSRTRQPPLERDRLGAHERLVQDYFCENPLYDDGQLKRRFRLSRRLFVKISNDFAGEFPFFTQRVSASRKVGFSGLQKCTTAIRQLAYDTASDAWDEYLSMSSRMCRESLENFCEGVISLYGRRYLRMPTAADVPLLYEAHQCIHGFPGMLGSLDFTHWEWAACPTAWKGQHHRGDHDGPTLILQVVASQDLWIWHAYFDMAGANNNIVVLMSSNLFDDVIDGVAPDTSFYANDVEYKYGYYLTDGIYPEWATLVKTLSCPDEMMKKDCISRKTRVSKKRYRAGFRCVKKKMVYHRPAVEDT